The genomic stretch GAACAAGAACACGATCCCGTTCGATCAGCGTTCGCCGGTGCAGACGAGCGGCATCCGTCCCGGCACGCCAGCGCTCACGACGCGCGGCATGGGAGCGACCGAGATGGAACGAATCGCGCGTCACATGGCACGCGTTCTGAGCAGCGATACGGACGAGGCGGAACGTGGGTCCATTCGAGCCGATGTCGCGTCGCTGTGTGCGGACTTTCCCATCTACCCGAGCTTCACGTACAGCGGATAGTCGAGTCATGCTGCGTCTGGATCGACGCGTTGGCGGAACCATGATGCCCCGCTGGACTGGGCACGCATGACGTGACCTATGACGAAGCTCGCGCGTTCATCGACTCCTTCCTGAACCTCGAGACGGTCTCCATCGACCGCTCGCGGCTGCGCACGCTCAACCTGGCGCGAATGTCGCGCGTGCTGAGCGCCGTCGGCGATCCGCACCAGCGCCTGCCGTTCGTTCACGTCGCCGGGACGAAGGGAAAGGGCTCCACCTGCGCGTTCATCGACTCCGCGTTGCGCCACGCCGGGTTCCGGGTCGGGCTCTACACGAGTCCGCACTTGGTTTCGCCGCGTGAGCGGATGCAAATCGACGGTCGATGGATCGGTGAGGACGAGTTCGCCGCGTTGGTCGGCGAACTCGCGTCGACGCTGGAGTCGCTCCGCACGACGCCCGACGGCGGCTTGACCTTCTTCGAGGTGTACACGACGATGGCGCTCGTCTGGTTCGCCGCTCAGGCGTGCGATATC from Candidatus Poribacteria bacterium encodes the following:
- a CDS encoding bifunctional folylpolyglutamate synthase/dihydrofolate synthase, whose translation is MTYDEARAFIDSFLNLETVSIDRSRLRTLNLARMSRVLSAVGDPHQRLPFVHVAGTKGKGSTCAFIDSALRHAGFRVGLYTSPHLVSPRERMQIDGRWIGEDEFAALVGELASTLESLRTTPDGGLTFFEVYTTMALVWFAAQACDIVVLEVGMGGRLDATNVVTPVMTVITPIGLDHMEALGNTVDKIAREKAGIIKTGCPLVLASQPHLAREAIRAVAEERNAPVLEVGADIQLRRHRSTGGRERCDLGIGEVRLEGVSLRLVGAHQVGNAATAL